A genomic window from Thermococcus nautili includes:
- a CDS encoding MraY family glycosyltransferase codes for MITFLALIALILSLVLTGYVRELMRKAGIVGRDIHKPERPEVPEMGGIAIVLTVGVLGALVKPDVLPVFLLFGLVGVIDDLTALRQSHKVVLSLLVSIPVAFLDVGRSVDIFGYNLNLGILYPVFAVLFVTGSANLVNMLAGFNGLEVGTSAIALGFLALMTDGTARELALIGLGASLGFLWWNRYPARVFPGDTGTLSLGALIGLVGILGKVEVYTAILLIPHFLDFTIKALSVRFGVRRHGRTEVMPDGTLKAPPYPSFLGTIMRRVRVTEPKLVAIVWGIEFTLGLLAWALSQLL; via the coding sequence ATGATAACGTTCCTCGCGCTTATAGCTTTAATCCTTTCGCTCGTCCTCACTGGATACGTCAGGGAGCTCATGAGGAAAGCGGGAATCGTTGGCAGGGACATCCACAAGCCGGAAAGGCCGGAAGTTCCCGAGATGGGGGGAATTGCTATAGTCCTGACCGTTGGAGTCCTCGGAGCGCTGGTGAAGCCCGACGTCCTCCCAGTTTTCCTGCTCTTTGGCCTCGTCGGCGTCATAGACGACCTAACTGCCCTCAGGCAGTCCCACAAGGTAGTCCTCTCACTCCTTGTCTCGATTCCGGTGGCGTTCCTGGACGTGGGGAGGAGCGTTGACATCTTCGGCTACAACCTCAACCTCGGAATCCTATATCCGGTTTTCGCGGTTCTGTTCGTCACAGGCTCGGCGAACCTCGTGAACATGCTGGCCGGGTTCAACGGACTTGAGGTGGGCACGAGCGCCATCGCACTCGGCTTCCTCGCGCTGATGACGGACGGAACGGCAAGAGAGCTCGCGTTGATAGGGCTCGGAGCTTCCCTCGGCTTCCTCTGGTGGAACAGGTATCCAGCCAGGGTCTTCCCCGGCGACACTGGGACGCTCAGCCTCGGAGCTTTGATAGGCCTCGTCGGAATCCTCGGCAAGGTTGAGGTCTATACCGCCATCCTGCTGATTCCGCACTTCCTCGACTTCACGATAAAGGCCCTGAGCGTCCGCTTTGGTGTGAGAAGGCACGGGAGAACGGAGGTAATGCCGGACGGGACTCTGAAGGCCCCACCCTATCCAAGCTTCCTGGGAACAATAATGAGAAGGGTCAGGGTAACGGAGCCGAAGCTCGTGGCAATCGTGTGGGGAATAGAGTTCACACTCGGTCTTCTCGCCTGGGCTCTGAGTCAATTACTTTGA
- a CDS encoding elongation factor 1-beta — protein sequence MSDYNMVAVVKVMPTDPEVNLDELEAKLKEALPEKFGLAKVEREPIAFGLVALKFYVLAKDEEGYDLDQVLEAFRNVENVESAEVETVSRI from the coding sequence ATGAGCGACTACAATATGGTTGCGGTTGTTAAGGTCATGCCGACCGACCCCGAGGTCAACCTCGACGAGCTCGAGGCCAAGCTCAAGGAGGCTCTTCCTGAGAAGTTCGGTCTTGCCAAGGTCGAGCGCGAGCCCATAGCGTTCGGTCTCGTCGCCCTCAAGTTCTACGTCCTGGCCAAGGACGAGGAGGGCTACGACCTCGACCAGGTTCTCGAGGCCTTTAGGAACGTCGAGAACGTCGAGAGCGCCGAGGTCGAGACCGTTTCGAGGATTTGA
- a CDS encoding DUF2304 domain-containing protein yields MYVVQMITLVIVLALMVYVLGKYRRGDFEWGDFLFWEVLLLGLLLVALFPLRIALEIKDILGLGRGLDALFVVAIGAAYLIIFKVYLAVDKTEREITELTRKVAIELEEINRRLEEIEKKLK; encoded by the coding sequence ATGTACGTCGTTCAGATGATTACACTTGTAATCGTGCTCGCCCTTATGGTCTATGTCCTCGGTAAGTACAGGAGGGGCGATTTTGAGTGGGGGGACTTTCTGTTTTGGGAAGTTCTTCTTCTGGGTTTGCTCCTAGTTGCCCTGTTTCCCCTTAGAATTGCCCTTGAAATTAAGGACATCCTAGGCCTCGGCAGGGGACTCGATGCCCTCTTCGTCGTGGCGATTGGAGCGGCATACCTGATAATCTTCAAGGTCTACCTCGCGGTGGACAAGACCGAGCGCGAGATAACCGAGCTGACGAGGAAAGTTGCCATAGAACTCGAGGAAATAAACAGAAGGCTGGAGGAGATTGAGAAAAAGCTCAAATGA
- a CDS encoding anaerobic ribonucleoside triphosphate reductase yields the protein MEAVKKDIIQEYAGWSSLDVLENANRYPGPTGFFAYVMEEALKESISLVPKEGREAHFSGDIYIHKLPYSLYIPYCTGHSTARLLEKGLKTPTIVSRPARHFDTYVDHIANYLITMQHYFSGAQALSSVEWYAGPFIRKESLDRRKIRQQIQRLVYNLNYPSRVGMQTPFTNFTVTLDAPKKMLEGDHAVYAGEKAEPLGEYEREAKEFFIALTEVLREGDALGQPFTFPIPTLMVTAKMLWDDPEIFEAVFATASKRGSFYWLNTNVVDPDASYAMCCRIAIDKTEMAFAFGVSGKNAEEEALERLERGRFGGLWAMPDVTGSVNVTTVNLPRLALKAGGDDDKFWEEYERVLEVVRRTTDWFRERYVRLITAYRHMYSMIHLYLEEFPSSHFNTVGILGLPEAASIYLNEPKLWEEGTRKDWLRAAELMKEMVEFATTKAREWMKETGTPWNVEEVPGESAAAKLAIKDLREFPELKEYLSDPENPIYSTSVAPYYGSLELADRIRVEEKVQRSFTGGVMMHIFLGEEPDPEALAKLTKRLMRTELVYWSYTPAITVCNACGYSTTGLHTHCPRCGSENVEVWSRIIGYYRPLKNWNPFRKKEFWTRRHYSS from the coding sequence ATGGAGGCAGTAAAGAAGGACATCATTCAGGAGTACGCGGGCTGGAGCAGTCTGGACGTTCTGGAGAACGCCAACCGATACCCTGGCCCGACGGGTTTCTTCGCCTACGTGATGGAGGAGGCCTTAAAGGAGAGCATCTCACTGGTCCCGAAGGAGGGCAGGGAGGCGCACTTCTCTGGCGATATATACATCCACAAGCTCCCCTACAGCCTCTACATCCCCTACTGCACTGGCCACAGCACCGCGAGGCTACTCGAAAAGGGCCTCAAGACTCCGACCATAGTCTCAAGACCTGCCAGGCACTTCGACACCTACGTCGACCACATAGCGAACTACCTCATAACGATGCAGCACTACTTCAGCGGTGCCCAGGCTTTGAGCTCGGTCGAGTGGTACGCTGGGCCCTTCATCAGGAAAGAAAGCTTAGACAGGCGTAAAATCAGACAGCAGATTCAAAGGCTGGTTTACAACCTCAACTACCCGAGCAGGGTGGGGATGCAGACTCCATTCACTAACTTCACCGTAACGCTTGACGCTCCCAAAAAGATGCTCGAGGGCGACCACGCGGTTTACGCTGGAGAGAAGGCCGAACCCCTCGGCGAGTATGAGAGGGAGGCGAAGGAGTTTTTCATAGCCCTAACTGAGGTCCTCCGCGAGGGAGACGCGCTCGGCCAGCCCTTCACCTTCCCGATTCCGACGCTGATGGTCACTGCCAAGATGCTCTGGGACGACCCAGAGATATTCGAAGCGGTCTTTGCGACGGCGTCGAAGCGCGGGAGCTTCTACTGGCTGAACACGAACGTCGTTGACCCGGACGCGAGCTACGCGATGTGCTGCAGGATTGCAATAGACAAGACCGAGATGGCCTTTGCCTTCGGAGTCTCAGGAAAGAACGCCGAGGAGGAAGCGCTGGAGAGGCTTGAAAGGGGGCGCTTCGGCGGGCTCTGGGCGATGCCCGACGTTACAGGCTCGGTGAACGTGACAACGGTAAACCTCCCGAGGCTTGCCCTTAAGGCGGGAGGAGACGACGATAAATTCTGGGAGGAGTATGAGAGGGTTCTCGAAGTCGTGAGGAGAACAACGGACTGGTTCAGGGAGCGCTACGTGAGGCTTATCACCGCCTACCGGCACATGTACAGCATGATTCACCTCTACCTCGAGGAGTTTCCGAGCAGTCACTTCAACACCGTCGGAATCCTCGGCCTTCCGGAGGCGGCCTCGATTTACCTCAACGAGCCGAAGCTCTGGGAGGAGGGAACGAGAAAGGACTGGCTGAGAGCGGCCGAGCTGATGAAGGAGATGGTGGAGTTCGCAACGACCAAAGCGAGGGAGTGGATGAAGGAAACGGGAACGCCCTGGAACGTCGAGGAGGTTCCCGGTGAAAGCGCCGCGGCGAAGTTGGCTATAAAAGACCTCCGCGAGTTCCCGGAGCTTAAGGAGTACCTCAGCGACCCGGAGAACCCCATTTACTCGACCAGCGTGGCGCCCTACTACGGCTCTCTGGAGCTGGCCGACAGGATAAGGGTGGAGGAGAAGGTCCAGAGGAGCTTCACAGGTGGAGTGATGATGCACATCTTCCTCGGCGAAGAGCCGGACCCCGAAGCCCTTGCAAAGCTCACTAAGAGGCTCATGAGGACGGAGCTCGTCTACTGGAGCTACACTCCCGCAATAACCGTCTGCAATGCCTGCGGGTACTCAACGACGGGCCTGCACACCCACTGCCCGCGCTGTGGAAGTGAGAACGTCGAGGTGTGGAGCAGAATAATCGGCTACTACAGACCGCTCAAGAACTGGAACCCATTCAGGAAGAAGGAGTTCTGGACGAGGAGGCACTACTCCTCCTGA
- a CDS encoding BlaI/MecI/CopY family transcriptional regulator encodes MEPHEFKLTEEGIKAVLPPLEAEIMEHMWKVKVATAGQVYEYMKEKHPEIRRSTISILMNRLCEKGLLQRSVEKGRGGMRYVYSITTTREEFEQKVVQSILDALMTNFREATYAYLSRIKK; translated from the coding sequence ATGGAGCCCCACGAATTCAAGCTCACCGAAGAGGGCATCAAAGCCGTTCTCCCGCCCCTCGAAGCCGAGATAATGGAGCACATGTGGAAGGTAAAAGTGGCAACGGCAGGCCAGGTTTACGAGTACATGAAGGAGAAGCACCCTGAGATAAGGCGCTCTACGATAAGCATCCTGATGAACCGCCTCTGCGAGAAAGGGCTCCTCCAGAGAAGTGTTGAGAAAGGCAGGGGCGGTATGAGGTATGTCTACTCAATAACGACGACGAGAGAGGAGTTCGAACAGAAGGTCGTCCAGAGCATCCTCGACGCTCTGATGACGAACTTCAGGGAGGCAACCTACGCCTACCTGTCAAGGATAAAGAAGTGA
- a CDS encoding DUF2283 domain-containing protein, translated as MKIRYDPKADILYILLKEGPVADIDEVDEDIWFEYDEQRNVIGIEIWNAGENVIRRSLLEIERYAKGLKEEAKT; from the coding sequence ATGAAGATTAGATACGACCCTAAGGCCGATATTCTCTACATTCTCCTCAAGGAGGGCCCGGTAGCGGATATCGATGAGGTGGATGAGGACATCTGGTTCGAGTACGATGAGCAGAGAAACGTAATCGGGATAGAGATTTGGAACGCCGGCGAGAACGTAATTCGGAGGAGTCTCCTTGAGATAGAGCGTTATGCAAAGGGATTGAAAGAAGAGGCAAAAACTTAA
- a CDS encoding tetratricopeptide repeat protein, with amino-acid sequence MDIKKEWEKALSEKDCEKLLELFDDYIDSIETEEELREELKRLGEVAVQCDDPYDLLHEIGHVYAHLDDVESAIKLYKRVVEKKKDDPEEYATALYYLADAYEHFGMPEKAIETYQKLLEHEENILKNDKEIALTLANLAVNYDELGETEKAIELMERAREIFERINDEKNRLISLLDLAHFHYELGDYDTAEALIKEVLRNPRDDEIEINAKLVEAEIHAGREDYDKAFKALREALLKAINVSDDIFGVVFDTLVDFIEGLFNENAYDTIARNMETFAELFEDDTRHFFRAIAELARWRAGDEEAKKRFDELYAKVENEELRSILDEWKRPKLSLSLGL; translated from the coding sequence ATGGACATCAAGAAAGAGTGGGAGAAAGCTTTGAGCGAGAAGGACTGCGAGAAACTGCTCGAGCTATTTGACGATTACATCGACTCGATAGAGACCGAGGAGGAGCTCAGGGAAGAGCTCAAGAGGCTTGGAGAAGTTGCCGTTCAGTGCGACGACCCCTACGACCTGCTCCACGAGATTGGACACGTTTACGCTCACCTCGACGACGTCGAGAGCGCGATAAAGCTCTACAAGCGGGTCGTTGAGAAGAAGAAGGACGACCCCGAGGAGTACGCGACGGCGCTCTACTATCTCGCCGATGCCTACGAGCACTTCGGAATGCCGGAGAAGGCGATAGAGACGTACCAGAAACTCCTTGAGCACGAGGAGAACATCCTGAAGAACGACAAGGAGATAGCGCTGACGTTAGCGAACCTCGCGGTGAACTACGACGAGCTCGGCGAAACGGAGAAGGCCATAGAGCTGATGGAGCGTGCGAGAGAGATATTCGAGCGCATAAACGACGAGAAGAACAGGCTCATAAGCCTCCTCGACTTGGCGCACTTCCACTACGAGCTCGGGGACTACGACACAGCAGAGGCGCTGATTAAGGAAGTCTTAAGGAACCCGCGCGACGACGAGATTGAGATAAACGCCAAGCTTGTCGAGGCCGAGATTCACGCTGGTAGAGAGGACTACGACAAAGCTTTCAAGGCCCTTCGCGAGGCCCTGCTGAAGGCAATCAACGTGAGCGACGATATATTCGGCGTCGTTTTCGACACGCTGGTTGACTTCATCGAGGGGCTGTTCAACGAGAACGCCTACGACACGATAGCGAGGAACATGGAGACCTTTGCCGAGCTCTTCGAGGACGACACAAGGCATTTCTTCAGGGCAATAGCAGAGCTGGCGCGCTGGCGCGCTGGGGACGAGGAAGCAAAGAAGCGCTTCGACGAGCTTTACGCGAAGGTGGAAAACGAGGAGCTTCGTTCGATACTCGACGAGTGGAAGAGGCCGAAGCTGAGCCTGAGTTTGGGGCTTTAA
- a CDS encoding proteasome-activating nucleotidase, translating to MSIEDANIHEGYDDYITFLKRRIRQLELQVRTLEADKERLERELSRLRMEMSRLRQPPAFAGNVIEVLDDERAIVQNYNGPRFVVRIAPWIERDKLKPGSRVALDQRTMAIVELLPTEKDPSVLGFEVIERPNVTYKDIGGLDKQLQELREAIELPLKHPELFEKVGIEPPKGVLLYGPPGCGKTLMAKALAREVNATFIRVVGSELVRKFIGEGARLVHELFELAKEKAPTIIFIDEIDAIGAKRMDETTGGEREVNRTLMQLLAEMDGFDPRGNVKVIAATNRPDILDPALLRPGRFDRLIEVPLPDFRGRLEILKVHTRKMNLRDVDLRIIAELTEGASGADLKAIATEAGMFAIRDRREYVTQDDFLRAVEKVLGAEKRLAQAIAMHEVMYG from the coding sequence ATGAGCATTGAGGATGCAAACATTCACGAAGGTTACGATGATTACATCACCTTCTTGAAGAGACGCATAAGGCAACTCGAGCTCCAGGTGAGGACGCTCGAGGCCGATAAGGAGAGGCTTGAGAGGGAACTTTCGAGGCTCAGAATGGAAATGTCGAGGCTTCGCCAGCCCCCTGCCTTCGCGGGCAACGTCATCGAGGTTCTCGACGATGAGAGGGCCATAGTCCAGAACTACAACGGTCCACGCTTCGTCGTCAGAATCGCCCCCTGGATAGAGAGGGACAAGCTGAAACCCGGCTCAAGGGTCGCCCTGGACCAGAGGACGATGGCGATAGTCGAGCTCCTTCCAACGGAGAAGGACCCGAGCGTCCTCGGCTTCGAGGTCATAGAGAGGCCCAACGTTACCTACAAGGACATCGGCGGTCTCGACAAGCAGTTGCAGGAGCTCCGCGAGGCCATAGAGCTCCCCCTCAAGCACCCCGAGCTCTTCGAGAAGGTTGGAATCGAGCCCCCGAAGGGAGTCCTCCTCTACGGGCCACCTGGCTGTGGAAAGACCCTCATGGCGAAGGCCCTCGCGAGAGAGGTCAACGCAACCTTCATTCGCGTCGTTGGAAGCGAACTGGTCAGGAAGTTCATCGGAGAGGGTGCTCGCCTGGTCCACGAGCTCTTCGAGCTCGCCAAGGAGAAGGCCCCAACGATAATCTTTATCGACGAGATTGACGCCATAGGCGCTAAAAGAATGGACGAGACGACCGGTGGCGAGAGGGAAGTCAACAGGACCCTGATGCAACTCCTCGCTGAGATGGACGGCTTCGACCCGCGCGGGAACGTCAAGGTCATAGCGGCAACCAACAGGCCCGACATACTCGACCCAGCCCTGCTGAGGCCGGGAAGATTCGACAGGCTGATTGAAGTCCCGCTCCCGGACTTCCGCGGAAGGCTCGAGATACTCAAGGTCCACACGAGGAAGATGAACCTGAGGGACGTTGACCTGCGCATCATAGCGGAACTCACCGAGGGCGCGAGCGGAGCGGACTTGAAGGCCATAGCGACCGAGGCTGGAATGTTCGCCATCAGGGACAGGCGCGAATACGTTACACAGGACGACTTCCTCAGGGCTGTAGAGAAGGTTCTTGGAGCTGAGAAGAGGCTCGCCCAGGCGATAGCGATGCACGAGGTCATGTACGGCTGA
- the cas6 gene encoding CRISPR-associated endoribonuclease Cas6: protein MRIEIKLRPAEEGTILPFNYNYEVYTQILEKIYLVSPELAHEVETSHADHFTFSRIMVRKRELLPEAGIKVLSDDVSLYVSSHSGELIKAIAEGFLDDPLLKIGDATFIADNVKVLKEPELKDEVLFSTLSPIMVRTVKFVNGRMKIWDLYPGDEMFFDKLRKVMLMRYSAIYGHMPEDKEFKLEVLKFKPVRILVRDTYFRSSLMVFRYTGSRELAKFGYETGFGEKTRYGFGMVKVIDSEPRREDRV, encoded by the coding sequence ATGAGAATCGAAATCAAGCTGAGACCCGCTGAGGAAGGAACGATACTGCCCTTCAACTACAACTACGAGGTCTACACACAGATTTTAGAGAAGATATACCTCGTTTCTCCAGAGCTGGCCCACGAAGTAGAAACAAGTCACGCGGACCACTTCACGTTCTCCCGTATTATGGTTCGTAAGAGAGAGCTTCTTCCAGAGGCTGGCATTAAGGTTCTCTCGGACGACGTTTCCCTCTACGTCTCGTCCCACTCCGGGGAGCTCATCAAGGCCATCGCCGAGGGCTTCCTCGACGACCCTCTCCTTAAGATTGGGGACGCGACGTTCATAGCGGACAACGTTAAGGTTCTCAAAGAGCCCGAGCTCAAGGACGAGGTCCTGTTCTCGACGCTCAGCCCGATAATGGTCAGGACTGTCAAGTTCGTCAACGGAAGAATGAAGATATGGGACCTGTATCCCGGCGACGAGATGTTCTTTGACAAGCTCCGCAAGGTAATGCTGATGCGCTACTCGGCCATCTACGGCCACATGCCTGAGGACAAGGAGTTCAAGCTTGAGGTTCTCAAGTTCAAGCCCGTGAGGATTCTTGTTAGGGACACCTACTTCAGGAGCTCCCTCATGGTGTTCCGCTACACCGGCTCGCGGGAGCTCGCGAAGTTCGGCTATGAAACCGGCTTTGGAGAAAAAACGAGGTATGGCTTTGGAATGGTCAAAGTAATTGACTCAGAGCCCAGGCGAGAAGACCGAGTGTGA
- a CDS encoding zinc finger domain-containing protein, producing MKFEIPVCTSCGKEITPREHATHFVCPNCGEAIIWRCESCRVLSVPYKCPKCGWEGP from the coding sequence ATGAAGTTCGAGATACCCGTATGCACCTCATGCGGAAAGGAGATAACCCCAAGGGAGCACGCCACTCACTTCGTCTGCCCGAACTGTGGCGAGGCGATAATCTGGCGCTGCGAATCCTGCAGGGTCCTCAGCGTTCCCTACAAGTGTCCCAAGTGCGGATGGGAGGGGCCGTGA
- a CDS encoding M48 family metallopeptidase, with amino-acid sequence MLYVILALEVLLVVEALGDLGVAMAGGAMAFLGALYIWATRHKFGENLIPLEREEMPWLYDGIAELAEKAKVPMPKVYLLDDYIPNAYSFGNTIVLSLGLFEVLDEDEIIAVAAHELGHIKNRDTKWFPMVTYGRCLMMITTLALLIAGSIPVKGAATVLYIAYELARSDFMKKREFLADETALRLLTIPMSLKRALEELKYYEDLRMNVKVNAVPSIEPGIEREKRFAFFTETHPSYEERILRITFEMNNLMRMKQVQ; translated from the coding sequence ATGCTCTACGTGATACTCGCCCTTGAGGTTCTCCTAGTCGTTGAAGCCCTCGGAGACCTCGGGGTTGCGATGGCCGGCGGCGCAATGGCGTTCCTTGGTGCACTCTACATCTGGGCAACGAGACACAAGTTCGGAGAGAACCTAATTCCCCTCGAGAGGGAGGAAATGCCCTGGCTCTACGACGGCATAGCCGAGCTCGCCGAGAAAGCCAAAGTCCCAATGCCCAAGGTCTACCTGCTCGATGATTACATACCCAACGCGTATTCCTTCGGCAACACGATAGTCCTCTCCCTGGGTCTCTTTGAAGTGCTCGACGAGGATGAGATAATCGCCGTCGCCGCACACGAGCTGGGTCACATAAAGAACCGCGACACCAAGTGGTTCCCGATGGTAACCTACGGAAGGTGCCTCATGATGATAACAACGCTGGCACTCCTCATAGCAGGAAGCATCCCGGTCAAGGGGGCTGCAACTGTCCTCTACATAGCGTACGAGCTTGCAAGGAGCGACTTTATGAAGAAGAGGGAATTCCTGGCAGATGAAACGGCCCTCAGATTGCTCACCATACCCATGAGTCTCAAGAGGGCCCTTGAGGAGCTCAAGTACTACGAAGACCTCAGGATGAACGTCAAGGTCAACGCGGTTCCGAGCATAGAGCCGGGCATAGAGAGGGAAAAGCGCTTCGCGTTCTTCACCGAAACCCACCCAAGCTACGAGGAAAGAATCCTTAGGATAACGTTTGAGATGAACAACCTGATGAGGATGAAGCAGGTGCAGTGA
- a CDS encoding deoxycytidylate deaminase encodes MTVEIFLDPEKAERIRRIRPTKDEYFMLIAKLVSLRATCPRLRVGAVAVKDGYILATGYNGAPRGMDHCIDVGCLIVDGHCHRAVHAEQNVIAMAARKGISLEGATLYVTHFPCDTCFKLVINAGIKEIVYEEMYPNEATEILLKEAQEKGIVKIRQFKLPKERVRAFLEELFGEFI; translated from the coding sequence ATGACGGTTGAGATTTTCCTCGACCCAGAGAAAGCCGAGAGGATAAGGCGAATCAGGCCAACAAAGGACGAGTACTTCATGCTCATAGCGAAGCTCGTCTCGCTCAGGGCAACCTGTCCGAGGCTCAGGGTCGGAGCAGTGGCTGTGAAGGACGGCTACATACTCGCCACCGGCTACAACGGCGCACCGAGGGGAATGGACCACTGCATTGACGTGGGCTGTCTCATAGTTGACGGCCACTGCCACAGGGCGGTTCACGCGGAGCAGAACGTCATAGCGATGGCCGCTCGGAAGGGAATAAGCCTCGAAGGCGCTACCCTCTACGTCACGCACTTCCCCTGCGACACCTGCTTCAAGCTCGTCATCAACGCGGGAATCAAGGAGATAGTCTACGAGGAGATGTACCCCAACGAGGCCACCGAGATACTGCTTAAGGAAGCCCAGGAGAAGGGGATAGTGAAGATAAGGCAGTTCAAACTGCCGAAGGAGCGCGTTAGGGCGTTCCTTGAAGAGCTCTTCGGGGAGTTCATTTGA
- a CDS encoding HAD-IA family hydrolase, translating into MDIRAVLFDLDGTLVGAEKPFSEIKSELRERLISLGIPEELIGDLTPMYEGLIELSKKTGRPFEELYSILIELEAERMNESFVFEGARELLDFLRNRGIKLALMTRSSRKATMKALELHGLKDYFDIISTRDDVPPEELKPNPGQLGRILDKLNVPPEKAVVVGDHGYDIIPARKLGALSVLVTGHDAGRMSFQVEAEPNFEVENLLHLKELFERLFSSYVVVPAYNEEKTIGAVIEDLLRYFRRDEIIVVNDGSRDRTEEIARSYGVHVLTHLVNRGLGGALGTGFAYAVRRNAKLVLTFDADGQHLLSDALRVMKPVAEGKVDFAVGSRLKGDTSEMPFVKKFGNFVLDAVTAVFARKYVSDSQSGLRCLSGDCVRKIRITCDRYAVSSEIIIEASKAGCRIVEVPIKAVYTEYSMKKGTNVLEGVKIALNLLFDKLR; encoded by the coding sequence ATGGACATCAGGGCGGTCCTTTTCGACCTCGATGGAACCCTCGTGGGTGCGGAAAAACCCTTCAGCGAGATAAAGTCAGAGCTCAGGGAGAGGCTAATCTCCCTCGGAATCCCTGAGGAGCTCATAGGCGACCTAACGCCGATGTACGAGGGCCTTATAGAGCTGTCTAAAAAGACGGGTAGGCCCTTCGAGGAGCTCTACTCGATTCTCATCGAGCTTGAAGCCGAGAGAATGAACGAGAGCTTCGTCTTTGAGGGTGCGAGGGAGCTCCTTGACTTTCTCAGGAATCGGGGGATAAAGCTCGCCCTTATGACGAGGAGTTCAAGGAAGGCCACGATGAAGGCCCTTGAGCTTCACGGCCTCAAAGACTACTTCGACATAATCTCGACGCGGGACGACGTTCCTCCGGAGGAGCTGAAGCCCAACCCCGGCCAGCTGGGGAGAATCCTCGACAAACTCAACGTCCCGCCGGAGAAAGCGGTTGTCGTTGGAGACCACGGCTACGACATCATACCAGCTAGGAAGCTCGGCGCGCTCAGCGTTCTCGTTACTGGCCATGACGCGGGCAGGATGAGCTTTCAGGTGGAGGCCGAGCCCAACTTCGAGGTTGAGAACCTCCTTCACCTTAAGGAGCTCTTTGAAAGGCTGTTCTCAAGCTACGTCGTGGTGCCGGCCTACAACGAGGAGAAGACCATCGGCGCGGTCATTGAGGACCTTCTCCGCTACTTCAGGCGGGACGAGATAATCGTCGTGAACGACGGCTCCCGCGACAGGACGGAGGAGATAGCACGTTCCTACGGCGTTCACGTTTTAACGCACCTCGTCAACAGGGGACTCGGCGGTGCCCTCGGAACGGGTTTCGCCTACGCCGTCAGGAGGAACGCGAAGCTCGTCCTGACCTTCGATGCCGACGGTCAGCATCTCCTAAGTGACGCGCTCCGCGTCATGAAGCCGGTCGCTGAAGGAAAGGTGGACTTCGCCGTCGGTTCGAGGCTTAAGGGGGACACGAGTGAGATGCCCTTCGTGAAGAAGTTCGGCAACTTCGTTCTCGACGCGGTGACCGCTGTTTTTGCCCGGAAGTACGTCAGCGACAGCCAGAGCGGGCTGAGGTGCCTCAGCGGGGACTGCGTGAGGAAGATAAGGATAACCTGCGACCGCTACGCCGTGTCGAGCGAGATTATAATCGAGGCCTCCAAAGCCGGTTGTAGAATCGTCGAGGTTCCGATTAAGGCCGTCTACACTGAGTACTCGATGAAGAAAGGAACCAACGTTTTGGAGGGTGTTAAGATAGCGCTCAACCTTCTCTTCGACAAGCTGAGGTGA